Proteins from a single region of Stappia sp. ES.058:
- a CDS encoding ABC transporter permease, with amino-acid sequence MNFHAIKAIYRFEMARTGRTLFQSIVSPVLSTSLYFVVFGAAIGSRIEEVDGVSYGAFIVPGLIMLSLLTQSVSNASFGIYFPRFTGTIYEVLSAPVSYLEIVIAYVGAAATKSMLVGLIILATAHLFVPLDIQHPVWMLLFLMLTAITFALLGFILGIWADNFEKLQFVPLLVVTPLAFLGGSFYSINMLPPLWQTVTLFNPVVYLISGFRWSFYGQADVSIGLSVFMTFLFLVICLALISWIFKTGWRLRA; translated from the coding sequence ATGAATTTCCACGCCATCAAGGCCATCTACCGCTTCGAGATGGCACGCACCGGCCGCACGCTGTTCCAGAGCATCGTTTCGCCGGTCCTGTCCACATCGCTTTACTTCGTGGTCTTCGGCGCGGCCATCGGCTCGCGCATCGAAGAGGTCGACGGCGTCAGCTACGGCGCCTTCATCGTGCCCGGGCTGATCATGCTGTCGCTCTTGACCCAAAGCGTGAGCAACGCCTCCTTCGGGATCTATTTCCCGCGCTTTACCGGAACCATCTACGAGGTGCTCTCCGCCCCCGTCTCCTATCTGGAAATCGTCATCGCCTATGTCGGCGCGGCGGCGACGAAATCCATGCTGGTCGGCCTGATAATCCTGGCAACGGCCCATCTGTTCGTGCCGCTCGACATCCAGCACCCGGTCTGGATGCTGCTGTTCCTGATGCTGACCGCGATCACCTTCGCGCTGCTGGGTTTCATTCTCGGGATCTGGGCCGACAATTTCGAGAAGCTTCAGTTCGTGCCGCTCCTGGTGGTGACGCCGCTCGCCTTCCTTGGCGGAAGCTTCTACTCGATCAACATGCTGCCACCTCTCTGGCAGACGGTCACGCTGTTCAATCCGGTGGTCTATCTGATCAGCGGGTTTCGCTGGAGCTTCTACGGTCAGGCCGACGTGAGCATCGGGCTGAGCGTGTTCATGACATTCCTCTTCCTGGTGATCTGTCTTGCCCTGATCAGCTGGATCTTCAAGACCGGCTGGCGCCTCAGGGCGTAA